AACTCGAAAGTAACCTGCTCTGGGCAGAAAAAAATCTACGTCAACCGAAAATCAATTATTTGCAAGCCAAGGGTATTGGAAGCGAATTGCCATTGAGTCCAACGAACAAGCGAGCAATGCGTTGTTTTACGACCCTTTCTCTGACGCATTCCGATGGATATTTTCTTTATACGATGGGTGTTGACTGGAGAGAACCGCATCCGCACGATGATTTTTATTGGAATTATCCTCATAAACATACGAATTGGGATTATTGGAACCGGCATACAAATTCACACGATACTTTTCTGCACGCGCATGGAGGTGCCCATTATTGGTATGACTTCTGGGATGCCGATCTTGGACATTCCATTGGGAAGCAGGGGCGGTTGTATCTGAACCGAGAGGGTTTATTCATCCGCGAGTTCACCAAGGGATGGGCAGTTTACAACCGCAGTGGGAAAGTACAGAAGATCCAACTACCAGAATCTGCGACTGGTGTTGCCAGTGGTATCACTGGTACATCACACACCGTCCCAGATTTAGACGGTGAGATTTATTTGAAGTTGGTTTCATCACCAACCGATGTCAACGGCGATGGTGTTAGTAATAAATTAAAAAGGATTAACGATGAATAAAATAAGGTCTATTTTACTATTTGTGATGCTTGGGTTTTTTGCCCTTTTTTCAACGCCTGCTGAAGAAGCAAAACTGTCGGTAATAGAACGCCTGAATGCGAGAAATTTCCCCTCACTTTTCGCGGCGTGGGCTGGGTGTCACTATATACCACCGGACGCAAATTGGACTGAAAGGCGACACGATTTGGTGTGGGGGCACCGTATCCCAGAAGGACGGTTTGAAAAAATTGATGGCAAGATTGTCCTCACTGGGGATGTTGAGGCTGCAAGAGAAAGGTGGTCAGAACACCGTCGGTATAACCCGAATATGATATTCCTCATGGATATTCCTTTCTCCGTTGCCCCACTCGAGGGTAGCAAAAACACATTATTTGGAGAAATTTTTCCAGATGATTGGCCTTTCATGATAATCCACGAAACAGGTGAGGAAGTTTTAGGGTTTACAGGTGATCACGTAAACCCACAGTCACGACTCATAGATTTCACACATATAGAGGCACAAAAAGTGATTGTCGGGATGGCGAAAGCCGTAGATGATAGTGAATTCTTTGACGGCATCTTTATTGATTGGTGGGATGAAACAGGTTTGACATTAGATGGTTACAGAACACTTGAGGAAGAATTTGAAGCACGTATACATATCCTGCAATCTATTCGGGATATAGTGAGCGATGATTTTCTGATTGTTGTCAATGGGAATCATGAAACTGCAAAGCATGCTGCCCCTTATATCAATGGTGTGCTGAGGGAGACGTTTCGTCATGCAATGCCTGATGACTTTGAACATCTTTCTATGATGTGGTTTGAGGAGGGTTTCCGCTGGGTTGAATCAGAGTGTCGCGTCCCACAGATACCGTGTTTTGAGGCAGAAGGGATTGGGGTTCAATCTCCGATGAGTCCTGAAAACCTACAGGATATGCGGTGCTTGACAGCATTGTATTTGACGCATTCGGACGGATTTTTTACTTACACGATGGGCGTTAATTTACGTGATAGACAGAATCACGTACATGATAGTCATTGGGTTGGTGGGCCTGACCATGATGACCTACACGCAAGAAGCATTGTTCATGAGCACCATCACGAGCATTACTGTTACGATTTTTGGTATGCCGATTTGGGTCGTCCGATCGGAGAGAAATTTCAACTTTATGAGGATAGAGAGGGGCTATTTATCCGTGAGTTCACTAACGGCTGGGCAGTCTATAATCGGAGTGGAGAAGAGCAGATTGTCAAACTTCCCGTCAAATCAAGTGGCGTGGAGAGTCGGATTACGGCTATCGAACATACAATCCCTGATTTAGATGGCGAGATCTACTTGAAAAGTACTGGCGAGGTTGCTGACCTCAACAGCGATGGGGTTGTCAACATACTGGATTTGGTATTGGTCGCCAATGCTTTCGGGGAAGCGACACCCGATCTCAACGGCGATGGCGTGGTGAATATCCTTGACCTCGTTATTGTCGCAAATAATTTCACTGACAATTGATTCTGATGATATGTAGGACGCAGAGAAGCAACCCGGAATGGACGACTCCCTGAAATGGTGCGCTGATTTTGAAACGGGATTTATTGAAGATCGTATGGAAAGGAGAGTTTTGATGAGAAGATTACTTTTCCTTTTGTTGATCGCTTGTTCTTCTGTTGTTGGGTGTAGCGACAACGTTGACATCGGACTCGTTGTGGAGCAACTTCAGGCTCAAACGGAGCAGTCCACTGTTCAAACAACACTGCCACCAGAGGTACTTGAAGCGATGAAGTTCCAAGCGGATAAGATGGATAAACAGCTAAAAAACATACTGACCATAGCTGATCGCCACATAGAAAATCCCGAGATAGTGGAGCACTGGAAACAGAAGAAGCAACAGGTTCTTAAAAAAGGGTTACCAGATATAGATTTCCACGCACTCCAAAAGGCGTTCTATACCAAGTATATTGATGCCGGTGGCATTGCGATTGTGTCACCTGATAAGGTCAAAGATGTGTTTTTACTTGCTGCCAGAGACGCTATTCTCGTCATGACCTCCAAGTTTCCTGAACTTCGGGAGCGACTGCTCGCCAAACACGGCAGGTTTTATATGATACTTGTTAAGGACCCTAAAGATTTGCGGGACATACCTGAGATGCAGTTGAATAACTCAGTTATCAATGATACAGAATATCGTTACTCTGGTGCATGCAGTAAAAATACCGGATTTGAAGTGGAGGGTGAAATCGCCGATTATGTAAGAGGCTACTGTTTTGCGCATGTCCATGAAAGATCCGCCTGCCCGCCGCTAAACATATTTATACATGAGTTTGCGCATGCATTAGAGTGGGAGATGGAGTATTTAAAGCCTGGTATTCGGGATCGAATCAAAGAGGCTTATGATCAGATGATAGCAGAGTTCGGAGAGGAAGCAAAATCAAAATACCACATGGCAGTAGCACCGCATGAATACTTTGCGGTAGGGGTTGAGTGGTGGTTTCGGAATTTATCGTGGTCTGAGAAACTTATTGAAGAACATCCGATGCTGGCGGAACTTCTTGCAGAATGGTTTCCGAGGGTCGAGTGCTCTATGGATTGGGATTTAATAATTACAGAGTCCGGAATCACAGAAGCCGTTTATGACTCCATTTCTTGGAAATTGGTCGATGATGAATAATTGAAAGGAAACAAAAATGCCACATAGAAGGGTGCTGCCTACTATACTTATGATGTCCATGCAGCAGCGATTACAATGCTTTGGCGTATCCGTGAGGGGGTTGATGAAGTCAGGGATGATTTTCGTTAACTCAAATCGCACCAAGATACCGCGTTCGGCATCCTACGTCAATGGGATGTACATGGAAACTATAAATTCTCCTTCACATGGTTATACCCACCAAAACCTTATTGAGATTGAAAAACACTCCTCTGGGGCAAGCAACATCTTTAAATACTTTTTCAGTTTGATAGTACTTTTTGTAGTGATTTCACCTGTATTAGGTGAGTTTTCGGTTAGAGAAAAACTTGATAATCGAAGTATGCCCTCTATTTTTATTCCGTGGGGTGGGGTTTTTGTGGATCGCCCTGAACTTACTGATGCACAGATGATAGCATATCACGATCTATTTTGGTCACCCGAATTTGAGCTCTATTTCGAGATAATAGATGGGAAGGTTGAACTTCTTGGAGATTTTCAAGAAGCGAGCAGACAACAGGATGAACTTCTCCGAATAAATCCGAATATGGTTTTCATTTTACAAATTAATATGAGAGGCGCGGATCCATACTCATGGCACCTAAAGGGGCTTTATACAGAAGGCTTTCCGTGGATCACAACCGGTGATGGGAGTCAAGTGTTAGATTCACCGCCGGAGCATTATGTTGACTTTCTCATAGATTTTACACATCCAAAAGCACAAGAAATTATTATTGGTCAGGTCATCGCTGTTGCTGAAAGCGGGTTATGGAACGGTGTTTTTTTCGATTTCTGGAATGAGAAAGGGATCGTCCTTGAAGGATACCGCACTTATGAGGCTGAACAACAGGCACGTACTGATATTTTACAGGGCATCCGTGAAACCGTGTCAGATGATTTTTTGATAATCGTCAATAATACCGGTAAACTCAAACGCGCCACGCCTTATGTAAATGGTATCTTCATGGAAACCTTCCGTGAAGATCTAAAAAACTACACACACGACGGACTTAAGTATCTTGAAAATATTTTACTTTGGGCGGAGGATAACCTTCGGGAACCACAAATAATTTGTTTGGAAGCGGAAGGTATTGGTGCTGAACTGCCCACAAGTCTGAATAATCGACGCGAGTTGAGAAAAATGACAACCCTAAGCTTAACGCATTCCGAAGGCTATATGACCTACACGCTTGGAGTACAGTGGGGTGAACCTCATCCACATATAGAAAACTATTGGGAGATTCACAGTGAATCACATGACACTTTGCTGCATATTCATCACCATGAAAGCTATTGGAATGATTTCTGGAGTGCTGATCTCGGTCAACCTATCGGTGAAAGGGGGCAACTCTACGAAGGGATTGATGGACTTTTTATTCGAGAGTTCACTAACGGCTGGGTGGTCTATAACCGTAGTGGGAAAGCACAAGATATCCAACTACCCATGCAAGGTACCGGCGTAGAAAGCGGTATCACAAGCATAACACATACTCTTCCCGATTTGGATGGCGAGATCTATCTGAAACAGGAAACCGAACCATCTACGGATGTCAATGGCGATGGTGTTGTGAATATACAAGATTTAGTGATAGTCGCGAATGCCCTTGGTAAAGCGGAGCCGGATCTGAATGGTGATGGCGTTGTGAATATACAAGATTTAGTGATTGTTGCAGATAATTTTTGAAGGAAAAGGGTGGACGGACACACAACGTACCCCAAATTTTACTACCTCGGTGGTGGTTACGATTACCCAAGGTTCTTTAAGTGTTACTATCATTTCGGAACTTTTCAATCTTATGATATTCTTATTTGCCAAAAATTTGTCACTTTTCCTTGAAATAATCGTTAAATTCTCTTAAAATTCTTTAACTCTCGTTTAACTCTCGTTAAAGAGATAACTTTCAACCTTTTTTTTAGCGTTATATCGCATATATCCCAAAAATTTCCGCCAGCACGCCTCGTGCGACTTCAACGAAGAAGGATACAAGACAATGGTTGAACTTACACGGAAAGACATCGAATTTTTCAAAACTGAAGGATACTTGGTCAAACGGAACGTCCTTGATCCAGAATTAATGGAACGCGCACGGACAAGACTCTGGGACGGTGCGCCCGAAGGACGTAAACGTGAGGATCCTGAAACTTGGATAGGTCCCTTCACGCCTGAAGAGGAAAACGTTGACAAAAGCAATAATCGCCGAGGTTTCCGCTGGAACTTCCGTGAGCCGGGTGGAGAGGGTTGGATGGTTCAACTCCTTGCCACCGATCCAAACGTCTGGGGAATGGCGGAGCAGCTTTTAGGCGAAGGGAACCTCGTACAACCAGAACGCGTTCGAGGTATTTACTGCACGCTGCCTTATGGAGATGTCCCTAAAAAATCAATCGGGTGTCATGTGGACGCGCACCCGTTTCATCTCGGAGCGGTCGGTTATATTGACGATGTACCCCCAGAGGGCGGTGGGTTTACTGTCTGGCCCGGGAGCCATCAAGTCTTCTATTACGATTACCATTCCCAATACAAGAACGAACCGACACCACAGTATGATGTTGACCGCGAACGTATCAGCAGAGGTCCAGGGATTGAATGCCACGGCAACGCTGGAGATATCGTTTTCTGGCACCATCGCATCGGACATGCTGCTGGACATAACTATTCACGGCAGATCCGGCAGGCGGTGCTATACGATTTCCGAAAGACAGAATTGGAACGGACGCAAGAGGAGCCGCCTAATGAGGACATGTGGCGGGATTGGCCCGGCATCAAGGCGTTAGAAAATGGTTCATCATAGCATTACGTAGGTGTGGTTTGTAGCCACGTTCCTATGCTTCAGTCTAACAGGTTTGTAGGCGCGGTTTTATGAAGATTAATTTTTTAATTCGGTAATTCCTTGGTGAAGCCCGGTGCGGTTAGGAAACCGCACCTACCGGGCCTGGGGGAAATTAGGATTACCGAATTATTTTCTTAAACTTCATTTAACCGCGCCTTCTGTAGTTATCTCAAGCCCAATTCCTTCAATGTTCCTGCCATCATATCATGCGCGATTTGCGCTTTCTCCATCCGCATGTGCGGAAACGTCTCCACCGAGATATACTTATCGTATCCCACTTTCCCTAAACTCGCTGCGAAGGTCCGAAAATCCAATTCATCTCCTTCTTCACCGGGAATCAGAAAGGTGCTGTAGGGATACATGCCTGTCACGCCTTTCACATGACAATGCGCCGTCAGCGGTCCCAATTTTTCGGTAACCTCAGCGATGTCCTCACCGAGATGATAGAAATTCGTGATGTCGTTAAGCGACTTCAGCGCATCTGATCCGACATGCTCAATCAGAAGCGTTACTTTTGCAGACGCATCAATGGTTGTTGCCTCGTGGTTGTGGATGTTCATTGTGATGCCGAGTTCTTCCGCGCGACGACAGATCGGTTTCAACACATCGACAAGGAGCCGCCATGCGAATGCGTCGCCGTTATCACCACCGTAGCCAGTGAGAAAGTTAACACCACCTGCACCAAGTGCGACTGCTACATCTTGCAGAAGCGCGTAGTGGTCAACTGCTTTCTGTTGATCTTCCGCTGCCAGTTGGTATAGCGCCCCTCCGGTAAACGGATTGATAACAGAAACCTTTAATCCACTGTCGGCTACCATCGTTTTGACCTCTTTGAGCAAGTCGTCTGTGACTTCTCCAGAAGGAATATGTGCTTCTGGACCGCACATCATCTCAATCGCATCATAGCCAGCATCGGCGAGAATTGTGATGACTTCGTTTAGCGGAATGTCCTTCATCCCACCCGCATGATAAGAGATACCAATCACTGTTATTTCTCCTTTGCTTGTTCACTCTTTCGTTCTTCCTGTTATATCCCATAGGTGTACGGCCCCGTCGTTGTGCGCACTGGCAAGTGTGATACTATCAGGGGCAAACTGCAACGCTTTTATTTCTCTATTACCAGTCGTGATGATAGAGAGCAAACGATAATTCTCCATGTCCCAGATGAAAATCTTGTTCCACCAACGCTTACCGACACTGGCAAGCGTATTGCCATCTGGCGAAAAAGTTAACAGATTGACCCATCCCCCCGGGCTATTGAATATATGAAGCAACTGTCCGGTGTCAGTATCCCACAGTTGGATTTTCGCAGTAGCAACATCGTATAACCGAACTTCTCTGTCTTGACCGCCACTGGCGAGAATTTTACCGTCTGGTGAAAATGCCAGGGCACTGACCCGATAGGTATCTGGTATAAGGAAGAATAGAGAACCTTCCTTACCAGTATTCAATCCAATAGCAGGTTCACCTACAAATCGGAAGTGAGTAAACCACTGTTCTATCGAAAAGCGGCGATATACCTCTTTTTCCGGGATCCGACGCGGCATGAAACTATTAACTTTCCAAATCCAACGCGTAATGATTTTATCACTCAATGCGGCAGCATACGCAATCGTTCCAATACTGTTAAGAATCCTGTCGTGCGCGAACAGGCCAAAACTATACAACTCACGGCGACCAGTGGCACTGTCACATACATCAATAACACCATTTTGACTGGCGATCAGGAGTTTGGCACTATCTGGAGAAAATTCTAACGCAGTAAGCGGTGAAATGAACTCTGTAAAAGTCAATCGTGAAGTAACGGTTTTGATATCCCACAACCGAATCGTATAAGGTGCCATCTGATAATGCGCTATCTTCTGTATGGGTACGGAAGGATCCCATAAGATCGTTGGATGGGTACTGCTCCGTTCTCTATCCCGACTCACACTCGCCAATGTTTTGCCATCCGGTGAGAACGCTATGGCATGAACCGGCCCGGTATGTCCTTTAAAGGTGGACAGATGCTTACCAGTATCAACATTCCACAGATGCGCTTCTTGTGCTATACCGGTCGCGAGCGTTTGTCCATCGGGTGAAAAAGCAATTGCATTTACGCCTTGCCATCTTCCATGATTGGACGGCTCTTTGAACGTGGCAAGATGTGTGTAAGTTTGGGCATACGCTTTGGGTAAATATGGAGCATCTCGTAATAATAGCGGAAATATGACGCTCTCCGCAACAAGGAGTAAAATCACATCAAATACTGCACAGGTGAAGAGTAAAAGAATTCCGAACGGTTGTGTCTCTCTCATCAAAATATTCGGGCAGGATACCCCTTGCTTTAGCTGGGGGAGAAATGCCCGATCCTATAATTAAAGTTTAGTTTTCTTAGGACTTTGAAGTCCATTCGTTTTGCACCCGTTGTGAGTCGTTTTCCATCCAAACTGTAGAGAGAAAACAAACCTTTGGCGTTGAGCCCTGCTAACCTTGTTAATCCGTATTTGATATGCTTAACAAGGGTATTCTTTACTAAACCCTTACACAGCACAGTGCCCCCATATCTTGAACGAATGCCGCCCTTTTTGTATTGTTCTCTATGCAGATTGCGCCTTGCTATAGGGATCGGTGATATACACATCACTGCTTTGTTGTCTACACTGCTGGTGCCACCGACAGTATAATGTGCCAAGCACCAACTATCGACACAATGTGCATCAAAGTCTTCAGATGACTTCTTCGATGACTTCTTGAGTCCGAGTTTATCACGAAGCTCTTGCGTTTCGTAGCCCTGAAGCAGCAGCAACTCCCACCGTTTTTCGATTTCGCTATAGAACCACTGTTTGCCAACTTCAAGTGGACTAAAAGAGGTATTCCACTTCTTGGCATGTGCTATCGTTCTTGCTTTGATATCCTCAACACAGACATGCGTCACAGGAAACAGTTTTGATAACCAATCAAGGATGCGAAGTTTCCAGTCCCAGCGTGCGCGGGTGCCAGCAGGTATACGCTGCTTGTTCGCGAGACGGTTGGTTCTCTGCTTGCGGTTCGGACACTTCCGTGAACGTCTACTTCTACGCAACTCGCGACGCTTTGCGACTTTCTTACCCACTTGATTATGGGCGTCTGCTTGCACATTCAAGTAGGTGTGTGCTGCCGATTTGGTGCTAAAGCCTTCTTTCTTGCTACCGGGATCAACACCGACAGCAATCTCTTGTGTATTCCTATCAGACGGTTCTTTGTTGAGACGGATACAATATATGCCATTATTTACGTAGGGTGTTGCTTCGCCACGCTTGACGAGTTTTCTGGCGCGTGCGGCGTGTAGTGGCATGAGTTGTTGTCCGTCTTTGGTTCTAACAGGCACAAACATAAGTTTGTATTCTCCCTTACGGGGTATATGTTTCCCCTTCCAGATCACAGTATCGAAGAAGAATCAGACTTGGGGAGCATCCGAAACGTCGTTCTAACTACCACGCTAAGATACTGCGATATGTTACTGTAGTCAACGGTTTACCTTGTGGAGTGGACGTTTGGTATACGCTTCGCACAAGCCCCCGACTTCAGTCGGGGGTTATTGACTTTGATCACTTCAGTTTGGGTAATCTTATCAGCATGGCCACAAACACACTGTAACGACAAACAAATTAGAGATTAGCACTGTTCTGATCTGAAGTGAATGAATGTATCTTTTATGTTTCGTAGGTCTGTATCATTCCCTTATAAGGAGCGTTCCTTCCTGTGTCACGCATAGAAGTTTTTGGCTATCTGTCGAAAAGATCAACTCACGGATAGCACCTTCTGTGATGGGAAACGCGGACATAAGGGCATCAGTGCCGACATTCCATAGTTGAATGTGCCGATCCCTGCCGCCACTTGCAAGCAGTTCGCCATCGCGAGAAAATGCGACAGTATCGACCGAGTCAGTATGTCCCCTTAAGATAGATAGCACACGTTCGCTATCCACATCCCACAATCGAACAAGTGTGTCCGAACCACCACTCGCCAGCACTTTACCTCGTGGCGAAAACGCGAGCGTCAAAACAAGTCCATCATGTGCCGTGAAGGTTGACAAAAACCTACCCGTCTCAACTTCCCATAATCGAATCTTACCGTCTCCGCTACCACTTGCAAGCGTTGTGCCATCCGGTGAAAATGCCAAACTCCTAATACGTCCTGGAGCTTCAGTTGCACTGGCAAGCAACCGTTCAGTGCGCGGATCCCATCCCGGAAGCGGAACGCCATCCGGCGATGAGGAGGCTAATGCTTGTACTAAATTGGAATCTCCGGCGAGCGTCAATGTCTCACGAGCAGTCGCGGTATCCCATAGGCGAAGTGTATTGTCTTCACTGCCACTCGCGAGTACGGTATTATCTGGCGCGAATGCCAATGCGCGCACCCGTTCCGTATAACCTGAGAGCATCGCAAATTGCGCACCACTATCCGTATCATATATCCAGATACGACCATCACCGCCTGCGGCGAGTCGGGTGCCGTCTGGTGAGAATGCGATGTCCGTCACTTCACCTTTACTCAGCCTCAATTTGAGTCCCGGTGGCAACTCAGATTCAATGCTGTTCTGGAACAAGTCTATTTTTTCCATAATGTTTCTCTCATCAAATTAGGCAGCAGTCCAATCCAAAACAACCCCAGTATACACATTCGGTTCATTGAGGAGGCCATCATACGCCTGCTTAATCTGCTCCGGGTTGAGAC
This region of Candidatus Poribacteria bacterium genomic DNA includes:
- a CDS encoding dockerin type I domain-containing protein, with product MNKIRSILLFVMLGFFALFSTPAEEAKLSVIERLNARNFPSLFAAWAGCHYIPPDANWTERRHDLVWGHRIPEGRFEKIDGKIVLTGDVEAARERWSEHRRYNPNMIFLMDIPFSVAPLEGSKNTLFGEIFPDDWPFMIIHETGEEVLGFTGDHVNPQSRLIDFTHIEAQKVIVGMAKAVDDSEFFDGIFIDWWDETGLTLDGYRTLEEEFEARIHILQSIRDIVSDDFLIVVNGNHETAKHAAPYINGVLRETFRHAMPDDFEHLSMMWFEEGFRWVESECRVPQIPCFEAEGIGVQSPMSPENLQDMRCLTALYLTHSDGFFTYTMGVNLRDRQNHVHDSHWVGGPDHDDLHARSIVHEHHHEHYCYDFWYADLGRPIGEKFQLYEDREGLFIREFTNGWAVYNRSGEEQIVKLPVKSSGVESRITAIEHTIPDLDGEIYLKSTGEVADLNSDGVVNILDLVLVANAFGEATPDLNGDGVVNILDLVIVANNFTDN
- a CDS encoding putative glycoside hydrolase, whose translation is MPHRRVLPTILMMSMQQRLQCFGVSVRGLMKSGMIFVNSNRTKIPRSASYVNGMYMETINSPSHGYTHQNLIEIEKHSSGASNIFKYFFSLIVLFVVISPVLGEFSVREKLDNRSMPSIFIPWGGVFVDRPELTDAQMIAYHDLFWSPEFELYFEIIDGKVELLGDFQEASRQQDELLRINPNMVFILQINMRGADPYSWHLKGLYTEGFPWITTGDGSQVLDSPPEHYVDFLIDFTHPKAQEIIIGQVIAVAESGLWNGVFFDFWNEKGIVLEGYRTYEAEQQARTDILQGIRETVSDDFLIIVNNTGKLKRATPYVNGIFMETFREDLKNYTHDGLKYLENILLWAEDNLREPQIICLEAEGIGAELPTSLNNRRELRKMTTLSLTHSEGYMTYTLGVQWGEPHPHIENYWEIHSESHDTLLHIHHHESYWNDFWSADLGQPIGERGQLYEGIDGLFIREFTNGWVVYNRSGKAQDIQLPMQGTGVESGITSITHTLPDLDGEIYLKQETEPSTDVNGDGVVNIQDLVIVANALGKAEPDLNGDGVVNIQDLVIVADNF
- a CDS encoding phytanoyl-CoA dioxygenase family protein, whose protein sequence is MVELTRKDIEFFKTEGYLVKRNVLDPELMERARTRLWDGAPEGRKREDPETWIGPFTPEEENVDKSNNRRGFRWNFREPGGEGWMVQLLATDPNVWGMAEQLLGEGNLVQPERVRGIYCTLPYGDVPKKSIGCHVDAHPFHLGAVGYIDDVPPEGGGFTVWPGSHQVFYYDYHSQYKNEPTPQYDVDRERISRGPGIECHGNAGDIVFWHHRIGHAAGHNYSRQIRQAVLYDFRKTELERTQEEPPNEDMWRDWPGIKALENGSS
- a CDS encoding sugar phosphate isomerase/epimerase; its protein translation is MIGISYHAGGMKDIPLNEVITILADAGYDAIEMMCGPEAHIPSGEVTDDLLKEVKTMVADSGLKVSVINPFTGGALYQLAAEDQQKAVDHYALLQDVAVALGAGGVNFLTGYGGDNGDAFAWRLLVDVLKPICRRAEELGITMNIHNHEATTIDASAKVTLLIEHVGSDALKSLNDITNFYHLGEDIAEVTEKLGPLTAHCHVKGVTGMYPYSTFLIPGEEGDELDFRTFAASLGKVGYDKYISVETFPHMRMEKAQIAHDMMAGTLKELGLR
- a CDS encoding WD40 repeat domain-containing protein, with the translated sequence MRETQPFGILLLFTCAVFDVILLLVAESVIFPLLLRDAPYLPKAYAQTYTHLATFKEPSNHGRWQGVNAIAFSPDGQTLATGIAQEAHLWNVDTGKHLSTFKGHTGPVHAIAFSPDGKTLASVSRDRERSSTHPTILWDPSVPIQKIAHYQMAPYTIRLWDIKTVTSRLTFTEFISPLTALEFSPDSAKLLIASQNGVIDVCDSATGRRELYSFGLFAHDRILNSIGTIAYAAALSDKIITRWIWKVNSFMPRRIPEKEVYRRFSIEQWFTHFRFVGEPAIGLNTGKEGSLFFLIPDTYRVSALAFSPDGKILASGGQDREVRLYDVATAKIQLWDTDTGQLLHIFNSPGGWVNLLTFSPDGNTLASVGKRWWNKIFIWDMENYRLLSIITTGNREIKALQFAPDSITLASAHNDGAVHLWDITGRTKE
- a CDS encoding RRXRR domain-containing protein codes for the protein MFVPVRTKDGQQLMPLHAARARKLVKRGEATPYVNNGIYCIRLNKEPSDRNTQEIAVGVDPGSKKEGFSTKSAAHTYLNVQADAHNQVGKKVAKRRELRRSRRSRKCPNRKQRTNRLANKQRIPAGTRARWDWKLRILDWLSKLFPVTHVCVEDIKARTIAHAKKWNTSFSPLEVGKQWFYSEIEKRWELLLLQGYETQELRDKLGLKKSSKKSSEDFDAHCVDSWCLAHYTVGGTSSVDNKAVMCISPIPIARRNLHREQYKKGGIRSRYGGTVLCKGLVKNTLVKHIKYGLTRLAGLNAKGLFSLYSLDGKRLTTGAKRMDFKVLRKLNFNYRIGHFSPS
- a CDS encoding WD40 repeat domain-containing protein — encoded protein: MEKIDLFQNSIESELPPGLKLRLSKGEVTDIAFSPDGTRLAAGGDGRIWIYDTDSGAQFAMLSGYTERVRALAFAPDNTVLASGSEDNTLRLWDTATARETLTLAGDSNLVQALASSSPDGVPLPGWDPRTERLLASATEAPGRIRSLAFSPDGTTLASGSGDGKIRLWEVETGRFLSTFTAHDGLVLTLAFSPRGKVLASGGSDTLVRLWDVDSERVLSILRGHTDSVDTVAFSRDGELLASGGRDRHIQLWNVGTDALMSAFPITEGAIRELIFSTDSQKLLCVTQEGTLLIRE